GAAGATCAACCCGACCAGCAGGCCGAACGCGCAGAACCAGGCGTACCGGCGGGGCAGGCCCGCGCGGACCGACCGCTCGACCAGGTCGAAGTCGAGGATGAAGCTGAACGCCCCGGCGATGATCGCCACCCCGGAGAAGACGTACGGCAGCCAGCCGACCTGGCCGGTCAGGCTGTACGCCGCAAACCCCTGCCGCCCGGTGAGCAGGTACGTCACCAGGTTCACCAGGCCGATCGCGACGATGCCGATCAGCGCCCCCACGACCAGCCGGGCCAGCCGCGGGGTGGCCCGGATCAGCCGGGCCCGGTAGAGCAGCGCCATGCCCAGGAAGACGCCGAACGTGCCGACCACCGCCTGCACCACGATCCCCGGGTAGACCAGCTCGAAGGCCCGGCTGGCCACCCCGAGCAGCAGCCCCTGGAGCACCGCGTACGCCGCGATGACCAGCGGGTTGGTGATCTGCTTCAGCGAGATGACCAGCACCAGCACCAGGCCGGCGAGCGCGGTCCCGGCCAGCGCCGCCGTGAGCCACACCGCCTGCGGGACCACCACCCAGGCAGCCGCCGCGGTGACGCCGGTGAGCAGGAGCAGGCCGGCCGTCCGGGCCACCACGTCGTCCACCGTCATCGCCTCGACGGCCCCGACCCCGAGCACCTGACGTTCGGTCCGGCCGACGTCGTCCAGTCGGGTCAGCACCGGATTGGCACTCTGCACCGCGACCTCCTCGCCGACGTACCCCCCGGCTCCCACTCTGCCCCCGACGGCCCGGCGGCGACCGGAAAACGACGGCGCCCGCCGCCGCTGTCGCGGGGGCGGGCGCCGGGGTCGTACGGCGAACGGGTCAGTCGTCGCCCTGGAAGTAGCTCAGCAGTCGCAGGATCTCCAGGTAGAGCCAGACCAGGCCGACCACGATGCCGAAGGCGGCCGTCCAGGAGTAGCGCTGCGGGAGCCCCATCCGGACGCCCTCTTCGATCTCGTGGAAGTTGAGCACGAAGCTCAGCGAGGCAACCACGATGCAGACCAGGCTGAACCCGATGGCCAGCGGGCTGCCGTCGCGCAGGTGGGTGTTGACGCCGAAGAGCGCCAGCACCAGGTTGATCAGCATCACCGCGAAGAGGCCGACCATGATCGAGATCATGATTCGGGCGAACCGCGGGGTGGCCCGGATGATCCGCGCCTTGTAGATCATCGCCATCAGGAAGAAGACGCCGAAG
The window above is part of the Micromonospora inositola genome. Proteins encoded here:
- a CDS encoding Bax inhibitor-1/YccA family protein, yielding MQSANPVLTRLDDVGRTERQVLGVGAVEAMTVDDVVARTAGLLLLTGVTAAAAWVVVPQAVWLTAALAGTALAGLVLVLVISLKQITNPLVIAAYAVLQGLLLGVASRAFELVYPGIVVQAVVGTFGVFLGMALLYRARLIRATPRLARLVVGALIGIVAIGLVNLVTYLLTGRQGFAAYSLTGQVGWLPYVFSGVAIIAGAFSFILDFDLVERSVRAGLPRRYAWFCAFGLLVGLIFLYWQILRLLSYLRR